DNA sequence from the Podospora pseudocomata strain CBS 415.72m chromosome 2 map unlocalized CBS415.72m_2.2, whole genome shotgun sequence genome:
ACAGGTCAAAGACTCAAGCGCTTGCTTCTGATGGGCATGCGAACCCCTTATGTAGAAAGCTAGGTATACAACCCCCTCATTCCGAGTCATGTCCCATCCCACCTCATAACCGTAGAGCTGTCCAGCTCGTCGTGACACAGCTTGACCAGCAGGTTGACTATCATCGGATGATCAAGCGCAGCTGTCATGACATCAGGTATGCGTTCATTTACGAGCACTACCACCTTTATCCAGATGAACGAACAGTCGTGTAGATCCGCTCATCCATAATTTAAGTGAAAAATAAACCAAAAACCACTGGAAACCCCGGGCACGCTATCAGTCAAACAAATAAAAGATACACTATTTACTTTGTTTCCTCCTTCAAAGATTGGTGCGAGTATATACGCAATAgggagcaaaagaaaaagcacAGCTACAAGTACCTAGCTGAAGCTACAGACACCTTAAAACTCTATACCTCTATACAAATCCCCGCTCAAGTGTTGAATAGCGTATGGCTGCAGAGTGGCTTCGACTGGACTCCGCAGTTCTGCTTACCCATCACACAGCGTATATCTCTATAAAGTGGATTAAGTTCCAGTGAAGTCAGAAGTGTTCACATGCAACATCACCTTGAGCGCATGCCAAAATCTCCCTAACCACTCCATATAAAATCGTCATTCTTGTCTTATCATAAGGTATCTCACCCGTACATAGTCATTCTCATGAGCTATCCATAACCCTTCATAACCCATACATCATTCCCATAACACCTGgctcccaaatcccaaccacgccctcaaccccccccctccccgttAACGATACTGATACCCCCACCTAGCCCCATCACGACTATTACTCGGCATCTGTCCCGGCGGCCTAATCACTGTTCCCACACCGGTACCACTCGGCGCCACAACCATACTAAACGGCCGGCCTCCACCCCCGCtaaacccaccaccaccactaccaaaAAACGGCCCCCCGCTATTACCCCCCCCGCTGAAACCCTGCGAAGGAAAAGGCGGATAATTCCCCGGCTGGTACAACGGCGGCTGAGAATTCTGATGCAAGTGCTGAACCGGTTGCTGATGGTGTGGCACATGCGCCGTCATCTGCAGTGTTCGCCCGCCCTGCTGCAtttggccaccaccaccaccaccggcgtgTTTTGTATTCTTTTGTAGTTTCATCCCCGGACTGCTCGACCCCCCACCTCCTTTGCGCAGACTATCACTCCTAAAAAGTTTCCCAATGTTGAAGAAAGAGCTCTTTTGTGGTTCTTGCTgcggtgggggggagaaCATGCGTTGCGGTTGGATAAAttgctgtggttggggcggtggtgctgcctGGGCTCGAGCTCCTGGTGGGTTCATGTttgttgatgggggagaTGTGGGTTGGGTGAATGTGGTGTATTTTTTcggttgagatggtggtggtgctggggaagACCggtttggagttggtgttgtCCGTCGTAAAGAGGCTGTTCTTTGGGGTACTAAGCCGGGGGGCACACGGTCGTCTGTgttggggtgtgtgtgtagGTTTGTAATTTGCGGTGGTGATCCGACAATGGACCAGCGTTTGTTTGTAGTAGGCGGTGGTTGAGAGGAAAGATCTGTATCAGGGCTGATAAACATGCTGTATCGGTTATTACTTGTCGACGAGGGCGGGGAAGCACCAGCTGGCGGAACTTGGCAATTTGATTTTGGCGGCGCTGGTGATACTGAAGGCGGGATTTGTGAAAGATCCACTGGGTGGGAGCTGAGCGGATGATGACCAGCTGGGAGAACATATGGAGTCGCTTTAGACACGGGAGGCGTCCCTGATGTTGGTGCTTTCGGCGGTAAAGATGGCGGAGGGGTACGAAGATTCGAGCTGTGTGATTTTGGTGTGAGAGGCATCTTTGGTGGTCGAGGCGGACCGTGCTGATTCGGAATTTGGGAAGATGAATCTCGAGCACCGCTGTAATTAGGTgcttgtcttgttgttgactgAGGATTCATATACCCTCCATCGTTAGGGCCAGGTTGAAGATTCGAGTTTTCTCCAGCACCAGACTGAAAGTATTGAGCCTGCCACGGTGTTGGCCTAGTCGTCGGGGGCAAAGATTGACGTTTGTTGGCCGCACTTGAAAACTGTCCATGGTCCTGATTCCGCGATGATTCGCGCGGAAGAATATGCTGTAGAGGTGTGCCAACATCCCTGATAGGACCCTGTGGCGCTGGCATTACCGGCGTGTTGTCAAGAGTGTAAACGTTCGTTGTGTCCGGCGATGAGATCTGACCAGGTACGGGGCCCGAGTGAACCTTCGCCAAGGCCTGTGCCGTGACACCGAGTAAATCGCCAGGTTCGGCTGCTTGTTGTCCTTTGCCCCACGTATAAGTTCGAGCAGAAAAACTGGGAAACGGTGGCTCGGAGGGAGTAGTTGCTGCATGCTTCGACGGCAAAGGCGGCGTTTGCGGTGGACTGACAGGATCCGGGACCCTAGTTGCCTGTATTTCTGGCGTGCTCATTGCAGGGACGGATGCCATCTGGTGGTCTGATGGCACTGGTGTGGTCTCCCGGGACACTATGTAAACTTCGgtaggtggtgctgggggccTAAGAGTAGATGATACGGTTGGCAAACGGTTCTGGATAtcagaaggaggaggaggagatttaCGGgtgagcttcaagggctgCGGGACATCGAGACTTgagggcgggaggggagcaGCAAAATCCGGAGATCTGGTCGTACTTGCCTCGCTGATGTTGTAATGATAAGACAAAGCTGGTTGGGACTTAACATTCTGCAGGGCGCTTGGCGCACTAGGAGCTGACGGAGGGATCTGTGGGCGCATAGCGTAGTATGAGCCGGTCATGGAGTCGCCTGGGGCAGTGCTTGTTCTCGGAAACGCAGGCCGATCTGGACCTCCCGGATCGGCAGCTGCTTGGCCGTAGCCTGTTTTAGACAACATCTCAACGGTTTCCTCAATGTCTCGCTGCAAATCCCACGAGGTAGGTTTGTAGGCCGTGTACCTCTGATTGGTGTCTGTGCTGTGGCTCGGTGGGCCTTGACTCGGCGGACTCTTGCTTTGGGGGCGGGATTTCGTGAGCACAGGGCGTCCTCGGGCAGGCTGAAGAACCGACGGAACATGAGTGAGCCCTGAAGCGTTGCCCGGTtgtggaggcgaggaagtaTTCTCTTGCCTCAATCCATATCCAGGGGCGGGTGGTGTGCTTTCGTCATCCACTGGCTGCTTCGGTGAAACCATTGGCGCTGACAAGGCGACGGGAATCTCTGGCCGTCTCCAATTGGATGGCGGTGGTCCTGCGAGCGAGTGTCTCTTATTTTCTCCGACCGGAGCCTGTCTGGGAGCTTCCTCGGCAacggtgttgatggttggaTTCCATGGCCGGTATTGTCCCTGATACGGATCTCTTGCTGAATTCTGCTGTGTGGCGGTCGGGGCCGGCTGAGGCATCGAGTtctggcggagaggaggccggtgaggatCTGAAGATGCTTGCTGGTTGTCGAGGCTCGGAGATCCGGACGACAGTGTTTTTTGCTCTGTGCTACCTAATCGATGCATTCGACTTGGGGGTATCGCTTCCGAATGCAACTCCGAAGGGGCCAGAGGAAAGGCGTTGGCATAAATCAGTGGCGG
Encoded proteins:
- a CDS encoding uncharacterized protein (EggNog:ENOG503P7UP; COG:S) encodes the protein MSALPENWEWDYDGESQRWFYRYKPTGITQFHFPQPGDEFPQSIDDSAPIDLEPEERLVSQLQVKRRSTVGERTSTAKAKSTLAKATIAEDEDGSSAPWFQPDIFMYMGPGAYDDISPLQEDEDDLPPKKDSETGQTNPPKPTSAPVPTRSPAPPPTSEVSPQQSNISPVVSAETTPLVVQSLPVIESPPVIESPPVTQSRPLIESHNVIESPPVIAQPAHESRPPVQSPPARTTQEIDSVQISEVHGESAPVVDAIPLLDSRQVAYTPVGFVAELPSELTGQCHEDINPTPVELPGNDIMMDTGPPLIYANAFPLAPSELHSEAIPPSRMHRLGSTEQKTLSSGSPSLDNQQASSDPHRPPLRQNSMPQPAPTATQQNSARDPYQGQYRPWNPTINTVAEEAPRQAPVGENKRHSLAGPPPSNWRRPEIPVALSAPMVSPKQPVDDESTPPAPGYGLRQENTSSPPQPGNASGLTHVPSVLQPARGRPVLTKSRPQSKSPPSQGPPSHSTDTNQRYTAYKPTSWDLQRDIEETVEMLSKTGYGQAAADPGGPDRPAFPRTSTAPGDSMTGSYYAMRPQIPPSAPSAPSALQNVKSQPALSYHYNISEASTTRSPDFAAPLPPSSLDVPQPLKLTRKSPPPPSDIQNRLPTVSSTLRPPAPPTEVYIVSRETTPVPSDHQMASVPAMSTPEIQATRVPDPVSPPQTPPLPSKHAATTPSEPPFPSFSARTYTWGKGQQAAEPGDLLGVTAQALAKVHSGPVPGQISSPDTTNVYTLDNTPVMPAPQGPIRDVGTPLQHILPRESSRNQDHGQFSSAANKRQSLPPTTRPTPWQAQYFQSGAGENSNLQPGPNDGGYMNPQSTTRQAPNYSGARDSSSQIPNQHGPPRPPKMPLTPKSHSSNLRTPPPSLPPKAPTSGTPPVSKATPYVLPAGHHPLSSHPVDLSQIPPSVSPAPPKSNCQVPPAGASPPSSTSNNRYSMFISPDTDLSSQPPPTTNKRWSIVGSPPQITNLHTHPNTDDRVPPGLVPQRTASLRRTTPTPNRSSPAPPPSQPKKYTTFTQPTSPPSTNMNPPGARAQAAPPPQPQQFIQPQRMFSPPPQQEPQKSSFFNIGKLFRSDSLRKGGGGSSSPGMKLQKNTKHAGGGGGGQMQQGGRTLQMTAHVPHHQQPVQHLHQNSQPPLYQPGNYPPFPSQGFSGGGNSGGPFFGSGGGGFSGGGGRPFSMVVAPSGTGVGTVIRPPGQMPSNSRDGARWGYQYR